From a region of the Calliphora vicina chromosome 4, idCalVici1.1, whole genome shotgun sequence genome:
- the LOC135959288 gene encoding uncharacterized protein LOC135959288: protein MSKKFVIVLLIMLLIALFQMVQCQDTYPAKQVIKKCQFTDGNKNCVFKPESKHIKTIKEYPKRNELARTKYLRGAVKNCKFIDHNKKCISTEVRPFSIFNTKYPKMKSVRHVGDNCEFTDHNNKCIPTILNTSYGFNNKELKPYPKHIKL from the exons atgtcCAAGAAATTTGTTATTGTCCTTTTAATAATGCTATTAATAGCTCTGTTCCAAATGGTGCAATGTCAAGATACATATCCTGCTAAACAAGTaataaaaaagtgtcaatttacTGATGGCAATAAAAATTGTGTCTTTAAACCAGAGTCTAAACATATAAAAACCATTAAAGAATATCCAAAG aGGAATGAATTAGCTCGTACCAAATATCTTAGAGGCGCAGTTAAAAACTGTAAGTTTATTGAtcacaataaaaaatgtatctcCACAGAAGTACGTCCATTTAgcatatttaatacaaaatatccAAAG ATGAAAAGTGTTAGACACGTAGGTGACAACTGTGAGTTTACTGAtcacaataacaaatgtattcCCACAATACTAAATACATCATACGGATTTAATAATAAAGAGCTTAAACCATATCCAAAG CATATTAAACTGTAG